Below is a window of Nicotiana tabacum cultivar K326 chromosome 19, ASM71507v2, whole genome shotgun sequence DNA.
GAGTTCTCATTCTCTCTCAGCTGACTCAGATCCTCACTACCTAATAAACAAAGGAAGAACATATAAGAACAGGAAAACAGAGCATTTGAAACTAACTACTTGAGCTCAAGAAATATTGCTTCCTTAATCAAGCAATTTAGAAATTGAATTGAAAGATTTTTACAGAACAGAGAAAGAGAGGTAATTTAGAAAttggatttgaaaataaattaggGCACAAAAGAAGCACTGCCACCTTCTCATTTCGATGGTGAGCACAGTGGTTTACGAATTAACCAtactttcttaaatttcacaAGAGGTTTAGcatcagaaaaataaaataatatacagCAGTTAGATTTCAGGTATTCACCACTTTaggttaattttttttctttttatctttttgagGTCATCAACACCTTTCCAGACTGTTCAGCTGCAAGTATCAACACGGAGAGGAAAGAATCTGAATTATTGTAGCATGTAAGAAACTATCAAGAAAAATATAGTGAAGGAAACCACACCTGAACAAGAATTGGAGAATTAATCAAGCATAGAACAGAAAATATATATGCAAGAAAAGTACATTAGAGATACTTCAGGCTTCTACAAACAAAAAGCAACCCAAGAATCATGGTACTTTATTATATTCCTCAGCCAACTTCTATGTCCTTTTTTTGATAACCGATAAATCCCAGAGGGCCAGTGGCCCAAGGttcgaaactcggtggataaCGGGAgtccctctacccttctccacttaaataccagacttttgCCTGCGGCAGGGTCCGCACctgagacgtgcgtctaatccaCTCATCACGCAGTTGTGCTCTTACCACATAAAGCACTTGCGGATACTTATACATGAAGCCCTtacaaatcaaaaaagaaaaactccaagaaaaataatattgCACAGAGGAAAACTATAATCATTTTTCCCGCTGACAGGACCTTTAGCCTGGATGAGAGAACAATTAAGATAATCGTAGCTTTCGTGTCACAAGAGACGAAAGCGAGTAGAAAAGCATCTTTACTGTCATCAAATTATATGGAGAAATCATAGTTTATAAACAAGTTTCATCTAATAAGAAAACGGAAAGCAAGAGGAACCCAAAGACATCATTCAGAAAAAAAATACCATTTGAAGTAGTCAAATCTTGCTCTTTCTGACAACTTGAAGCATCGGACTTTGGGGAACCTGCTACATTTTTATTCCGTGAACCCAAATGTATAACAAGCTTTGGTCCCTTAGAGGTCTTTGGCATGCTTGTCTGAATCCCAATATCATCCCCATCCAACCGCTGAGGCTTGCTGCCTTTAATTTGGACTGTCCTCTTACCCTTGTTTCCTGTAACCTCATCAATAAATTTGTGCTTTATGACCCCTGCCTGATTAATTGAGCATATACCTTCTGTCAAGCTACCAACAGGAGAAGCAAAGCTATCCAGTTCCCCATAAGCCTGCAATTCTTCATTCTTGACATAACCAGCACCATCAGGATGTGGTTCGTTTTGTCCGGTTAAAGACAATTGCTGCCCTTTCTTTTTACCAGATTTCTTGTAAGAAGAATTCTTTCCATACTCCTTGCTCTTTTTGGGAGATTTGTCAACTAAACCTTTAAGAGAAAACTTCAGAGATCGACTATGTTCATTTTTTACTACAGGACCACTATCTTCATCATCTGAAAAGGGTGAAATAGAAAATATTTCTTCTTCAACTGGCAACCCAGCTCCTGCCCTCAAACTTGCAATTAATTCCTTATCAGCTTCATCTCTCCTCCTCCAAAGCTCCTGAACAGCATCCTCAAGATTTCTCACCTGAGAAGGTCAATAGAAAACTATCATGATAAAGTTCTAGTTTAAAATTTTCTAGTTGAATTAATCCTTGCCATAAACATACCTGATAACTATTTCCACGGCATGTTGGACAAGCATACTGCAGATTTCCATCCACTTGAAACTGCATATATTTTTCATCACTGCAAAGCAAATACTCACTTCAAATTAAAAGTTTCAATGGAGTCCCTCTCTCGAAGCTTTAGTGAAACTACTAGCAAGGTTGCATAAGTTAACAGCTTTATATCGCATGACCGACAGAAGAAAAGAAGTCCCAACTACAAAATCTCAAACCACAAAGATGTCAGGGTATTTTGTATAGCGAAGGGCAGAAAAGGAGCTTTCCGGTAATTAGAAGTAGTGCCCTGTCAACTGACTCAACTCTTAACAAGGCAGAATGCAGCATAAACAACCCAAAATGTCATTCAACGATTTGATGAAACAATAAAAGCCAATGTGGAACAGTGAGACTACTTTGAAAACGCTTTCCACATAGTAACAGAGAAAATCTGCTAAAGAATGCCAAAAAGGTACAGGATGCTGTCAGTAATAGCTTTCTGATATTTAATTTCAGAACAGAAATATCTAACCTAATGCACTTCCATATTGCACATATGTCAATAAACAATATTGCATTTCATAAGAAAGGCACCAATTGAAAACcaataaattaataatattatAGGCCATGATTAAGCAAACCTGATGCCATCACATTGGCAGTGCACCCAGCGCTGGCAAATGTCACAGCAAACCATAGGTGTTGCTTCAGAATCTCTATAAACCTACAGTACAAAAAACAATTAATTGTATTCCTCATACCCGTGGGGAAAAGCACTCAATTACTTTGCAAAAGAAACAAGCACAAGGCATTCCATAACAGCAGCTGACAAAATAACCATTTTACATTTGTAAACCACCATATTACAATTAACCCcatcaaattaaaaaataaagagaaactCAGATAATCAAAATCACCATGCTATCTACCTTCAAACAAACAGGACAGTAGTTTCCCTTCACAAATAATCTTCCGCAAGCATCACAACAAGTGTATCCTAAAAACCACCTGAAATAGATCAAGATATCAATAGTTTAGAAAAAAAATAGGATATGCAATCTGCAGTGATACCAAATTAAGGAAATTAAAGTCTTAATTTCAACATGCCTTAAATGATTTTCATATATCACATGCACACAGCAGTATCTGATGGTATCACAATACTTCATATGTGGAATCTTGAAAAAGCATCAGCACGGAAATCACCCGTGCTATGGAGTATGGACAAGCCCAAAACTAGAGAACTGAGTAAATTGCCCCTTACAATAATATATAATGTAAACCAAATATAACTCCTGCATGATGCTCCTCTTTGAATATACAGAAAAACGACATAGAAAGGGAAAGGGCACACGAATAAGCGCATTAACTAAAATGCGGTTAATCGTAGTGTCCAATTAACAAAATAAGATATTGCAAAACTTGCATCCAAGAGAATTTCCACCAACTGCTCATACTACATACCTTACACTCAGGCCATTTCCTGGAACATTAGAACCACAGCTGTGACACCTTGTGTGTTTGGGACATAAATAAGGTCCACTGCTAACGTTCTGCACATTCCAAAAGCAATTAAGTacattcttttttctttcttttttcttaaaaaggACAACTATACTTTTATCTTCttcctctccttttttttttttttgataggtAAGTGCTTCTACTTTTCTCATTATATGGAACTGGAGCAGTAAGACACAAGAATCCACCTTGTGTGGAGGCTGCATACAGTAACAGTGATAAGCTCCATCACACCTTTTGCAAAACATGAACTTGTTCGGATCTCCAGTTCTTCGACAGGCCTGCACCAAACAAGGAGCATATAGTCAGTACTCAGTAGATAGGAGCAATATAGTGAGCATAAGAACATGACTTGAACAATAACATAGACATCAAATTGCCAAAAATGCAAATCATCACTAGAGAATGATGCGGTACGCATGTCCTATCATTTATAACCCTACTTGATAGGGACACTTCCACTAGTTTTTTAAGGATATTTCATATTTCAAGAGCTCTTCCCAAATTAATATGTTTGATCATCAATATTTGGACAGAAACTGTGCTTCATGTGATGCTGTCTCAAATAGATTGGCAACCGACCTTGCAATTTAACATAACAGGAGAAAACAAGAAGACATTATCAGTAACATCCTGTCATCCATGACCATCAAACACTCAAATAGAAAGGAAAGATAATAGGTTAATAGCTTTTGacatttatatttatgttatatcgTCAGCACATATAAACTACAATCTCGTGAGAGCAAATCTAGTCCTTATTCACTGATACTGGCATGTTCCATCCTCTGCCACCCCTCCCTCCTAACAATCAAAAACATTTCCGATATCCTCATATTACGACTATCCGCAACAAATAAACCCATTCCCTGCTCATGCAACCTCCATAGCAACACCGATATGCAGCAAAAACTTCAATTTGTGTGATATGAGCCGAATCAGTCCTTGCAGTCACTCGGTCAATAAAATTAACATTTCCACGAACACCATCCTTCGACACCCTTTACCACCCCTTCCTCCAATATGTCAAACTTTTCACACATCCTCGAATCCAGTGTTAATACAAGCTAGTGATGAAGCGATGCGAAGCGGAGGGGTTATTGTTTCATGTGTGATGTCACGCGCTTTGGAGAAACATGGTTCAGAGAGTGAGACACAAATTGTTTTCACGGTCAATTTATTTCAAACTGACTTTAAAATATGGAGGGAAAATAGAAAAGGGGGGCAAGAAGAGTAGATCCTCTATATATGAGTACTATGAGTCCTATCTACAATTAAGTCTTCTGCTTGTCATggttgtcttctttttctttgtttcaaGTTTCTAACACCTCTTcttcttttactatttttctttgtattttcttaaaattaaaaaatttcttcgttttcttcttgAAAGGTGACTCTTTCTTAGTATGCAAATGCCTTCTTCAACTACTTCTGATTTTGAACTTCTTTATTGCTTCTCTTCCGACTTTCTCCATAGTTACTAAAGCAATTCAATATGACACTGAATGCTGCACCCTAATCCTTTTCTATTTACAAGTACTGCTGCAAACTAATTCTTCTTACAATTGATTAATTCTTTTTATTGTCGATTAATTGAGAATTAAAATCAATGTTGCTATTGACGTTTTATTCTGTGACCTTATGAAACTTTATTTTCATTATATTAAATTTGAGTTGTTGACCTATATATTTTCATTCTTGTATAACAGGTACTGAAAATAATAATGCTTTTTAATCAGGTAGTAATAATGTTAATCGCTATTTGATATTATAAGTACTAAATTCAAATATTTAGgtaattttatatgtttgatGATTCGTAAACTCGAAGGGGAgccgtaactggtaaagttgttgtcatgtgaccaggaggtcagaaatgcagggtaaggctgcatactatagactcttgtggtcaggtccttccccggaccccgcgcatagcgggagcttagtgcaccggactgcccgATGATTCGTACACTTCACCTCGACGAAGCCTGTGCTTTGATTCTTGCTTCTAGCTTTTTGATTAAAGCttcgtttttctttttgcaattttctcttttaaaataCTGCTTAAATCCTAACAACATCCCAACCTACAAACCCATTTTTCTACCACATGAAACCTCCATGGTAAAATCTAGATGCAGTGGGCAAGTTTCGTGGTGCCAGAAGAGAGAGTAGCAAAGAAAGGGGTAAAGGTTAAAGGCCGGTTGGTAATTGGTTCTAACTGTTTGATTTGGTTAGGTCATTGGTTAGAAGGACTAAACTACCTCATTCCGAACAATGTGAAGGTTTAATGTGCAATGAGTTCTAAaacagaaattaaaattaaaatcaccAAAGAACAGAAGGTTAAAAGTGCAAAAGACCAAACAGAAAGCTGGAGAAAAAAAGGGggcaaaacaaaaaccaaaaagaaaatataatgatTCAGTAAGACCTCCCAACTAAACATGAAAAACTTTACACCATAAAGGTGAAACATGGAACTACAGTGACTCATTTCACATTAATTGACTTCATACAACCAGGGATTGGGGTTTCGACAAGGGTATTATCATTGGAAGCCATTATTGCTTTCTGCTTATTTGGCTTTGACATGGTGCATATAGTAGAAACTAGAAATAAGTCCACAAACGTTTCAAGACCAAAGAATGCAGGGTACTTGATCCAGCAGAATGTAGTCTTCCCTGTTTTTTAGAGGACAAAGACTAGTTCGCGTGGCAAAATGGTTAGTAACTTATGGGTTTGCTTATAGGTGGGGCCATGGGTCAAATTCTACCTGTTTCACCATCTCATTGGTTGGCGTACATCATACACATACAGAGGGATCCAGTAGAGAGCATTGACTTAAAAGTAATATCCTTGTTTCTCAATTTACTGCACATAAAGATGTGGAAAGAATGTTTTTTCTAGTATTATGACACCCACCTTACTCAAGATCTTCTTTTCTAATCGGTGTACCTTTACCAAGATTTGTGCGTCAAAACTGACATGGGTGACCTTTTCTAGGGCTAGGCAGCAGGCTAGAACCCAAATTGCCTACGTATGAAAAACCTCAGTTGCTACATATGGCTAGCAGAGAAGATTAGGGCATCAGTTGATCTCTCTGATAAATTCACTTTTTACATTTTGTTAGGTGATAAAAGTCAATGTTTTGTCCAATAACATTTGACCTTCTTATTCACAAAAAGAACAAGAAAGTAACTCATGGCACAATAGACAATCTACTGGCAGCTTTTAAAAAAgcaaaaccaactatttttcatTATTGAAAAGAATCAAAAGTTTTACCTCACAAAGCCGGCATGAGGGACATGTCCATGAACTCCAATGAAAGAGATCTGCAGAAAGGAGCATATTAGCAGAAGCACAACACTAAAACTGACAAATCTTGTAGCCAAGAATAGTACCTCTATGTTGACCCCAAGCTTTCAGGCAGCCTCGGTGATACTTCTTTCCACAACTTTTGCATGACATCATTTTCCTTGctttttcacttccttcattttcACCACAAAAGCATAGCCTACACATCACTTTGACATTTGACAGACCTTGTTCATCTCCACCAACATCTTTCACGGATCCCTGAGGatagaaatttatttttacttagAAAATTGAATACTATCATGTAACCTTTTAAGATTCCAGCCTCCCTCCccataaaagaaaatgaatatcagTAGAATGAGCAATGAAAATGGGTTATTAAATATTCTGTAACAATGCACCTTTAGATTATGAATATTCAGCTGGTAAGTGACAACGTCTATTTGGTTGAGTTTGTGGAACGATAAAATGAAATATACTAACCATTATCATGTCCCAAAAAACTCACACCTCAGTGGGTATTTAGATTATCAAATCCAAAAGGTTTTTAGATAAGTGTTTTTTGTTTGAAGGGCTAGCCGACCTTTTAGGTTCGTTTAGCTGACACACTATTTATGCGGGAATTATAATACAGGGATTGTCTATGCGGTGATTAATAATTAACGAATTGTTATGTGGTGATGGAGTACGATGATCCCGCTGTATAAGagcaagggtgatatccaaagttGCAACAACTACCGAGGCATCAAGTTActaagccatactatgaaagtctgggagagggtggtggagctaAGGTTAAGGAGGATTGTGGATATTTCTGAAAACCAGTTCGGATTTATGCCAGaacgttcgactacagaagctattCATCTTGTTAGGGGAAGAGGGATttacatatgg
It encodes the following:
- the LOC107830271 gene encoding uncharacterized protein LOC107830271 is translated as MAFHVACPITCRRICYCPLGFPKGKNEFLEDVVRVEEFLKDPWLLKAKEGATIQVKVPKIVVAPPPPQPAAVGDGGGGGDGEEAAAIASAQTKRAALQKKAAAASMVAEDFARRFESGDLEGSVKDVGGDEQGLSNVKVMCRLCFCGENEGSEKARKMMSCKSCGKKYHRGCLKAWGQHRDLFHWSSWTCPSCRLCEACRRTGDPNKFMFCKRCDGAYHCYCMQPPHKNVSSGPYLCPKHTRCHSCGSNVPGNGLSVRWFLGYTCCDACGRLFVKGNYCPVCLKVYRDSEATPMVCCDICQRWVHCQCDGISDEKYMQFQVDGNLQYACPTCRGNSYQVRNLEDAVQELWRRRDEADKELIASLRAGAGLPVEEEIFSISPFSDDEDSGPVVKNEHSRSLKFSLKGLVDKSPKKSKEYGKNSSYKKSGKKKGQQLSLTGQNEPHPDGAGYVKNEELQAYGELDSFASPVGSLTEGICSINQAGVIKHKFIDEVTGNKGKRTVQIKGSKPQRLDGDDIGIQTSMPKTSKGPKLVIHLGSRNKNVAGSPKSDASSCQKEQDLTTSNGSEDLSQLRENENSERNDTAAKFDGGKGHKVDHMDQIKGQNPRGKESHLIKIKKVSSEATHLPAKVGGKFADGSGPIPPVKTFGILGKRSNDGSVITRAGAEVPATRGNKLASLKHAEAGPASCDDLNDEKISTPSVSNSTKKDPKPFLKLKFKNPYHESQNAWASPGEEEKSMVKGQRSKRKRPPTFGEKASTKADDNSSQWYEDSTMDEFMDANWILQKLGKDAKGKRVEVHHPSDNTWHRGTVIEVFEGSSVVSVALDDGKKKNLELGKQGIRFVSQKQKR